Below is a window of Desmonostoc muscorum LEGE 12446 DNA.
ATGCGATTATTAAAGATGAACCAACACAGATTCAAGGGCAGATAGAAAATCTGGGTAAAAGTGCAAATTTGGATGCTGTAATTTTCAATGGTGGTACGGGTATTGCACCGAGAGATACTACCTATGATGCAATTGAGCAATTATTAGAGAAAACCTTGCCGGGATTTGGTGAGTTATTTCGTTTTTTAAGTTATCAAGAAATTGGTTCGCGTGCGATCGCTTCTCGCGCTGTAGCTGGTATTTATCAAAATAAACTAATCTTCTCGCTTCCTGGTTCCAGTAATGCCGTGCGATTAGGTATGGAAAAACTGATTTTACCTGAACTGGCTCATCTAGTAAGTCAAATGCGGAAATAGAGTTTAGAGGATGT
It encodes the following:
- a CDS encoding MogA/MoaB family molybdenum cofactor biosynthesis protein — encoded protein: MMQQPHPDSSGITLTCAVVTVSDTRTPETDKSGQLIQQLLIAANYAVGGYAIIKDEPTQIQGQIENLGKSANLDAVIFNGGTGIAPRDTTYDAIEQLLEKTLPGFGELFRFLSYQEIGSRAIASRAVAGIYQNKLIFSLPGSSNAVRLGMEKLILPELAHLVSQMRK